One Gemmatimonadaceae bacterium DNA window includes the following coding sequences:
- the fbp gene encoding class 1 fructose-bisphosphatase — MKHTATSVVTIERFIIEQEKLHPEATGELSGILYDMALAAKMIANKVRSAGLADILGATEDMNVQGEIQAKLDVIANEIIIKAVDHSGRLCAMASEEEPGIIGIPERFRCGKYCLLFDPLDGSSNIDVNVPVGTIFSVVRKITRGTRGEMEDMLQPGRRQVAAGYVIYGSSTMLVYTTGQGAHGFTLDPSIGEFLLSHPDIRIPKTGRYLSVNDSYEPLWDEDVRALMRRYRGLDGERKPMSVRYVGSLVADFHRNLLGGGVFAYPANEKSTRGKLRLLYEANPLSFIVEQAGGAAIDGTRRILDIDPTDLHQRTPLYIGSKSDVEIAQTMLGGAVAEKRPLAAR; from the coding sequence GTGAAGCATACTGCCACATCGGTCGTCACGATCGAGCGGTTCATCATCGAGCAGGAAAAACTCCATCCGGAAGCCACCGGCGAGCTTTCCGGCATCCTGTACGACATGGCTCTGGCCGCCAAGATGATCGCCAACAAGGTCCGCAGCGCGGGCCTCGCGGATATCCTCGGCGCCACTGAGGACATGAATGTCCAGGGAGAGATTCAGGCGAAGCTGGATGTGATCGCCAATGAGATCATAATCAAGGCAGTCGACCACAGCGGTCGATTGTGCGCGATGGCGTCAGAGGAAGAGCCGGGGATCATCGGCATTCCGGAACGATTCCGCTGTGGCAAGTACTGCCTCCTTTTCGACCCTCTCGACGGCTCGTCGAACATCGATGTCAACGTTCCCGTCGGAACAATCTTCTCGGTGGTTCGGAAGATCACGCGCGGCACGCGTGGCGAGATGGAAGACATGCTTCAGCCAGGGCGCCGGCAGGTGGCGGCCGGCTACGTGATTTACGGCTCGAGCACGATGCTCGTGTACACCACGGGTCAGGGCGCCCACGGCTTTACGCTCGATCCTTCCATCGGCGAATTCCTGCTGTCGCACCCCGATATTCGGATTCCGAAAACAGGCCGCTATCTCTCCGTGAATGATTCGTACGAGCCGCTCTGGGACGAGGACGTAAGAGCGTTGATGCGGCGCTACCGCGGGCTCGACGGCGAGCGGAAGCCGATGAGCGTGCGCTACGTTGGCTCGCTGGTCGCCGATTTCCACCGCAATCTCCTTGGCGGTGGGGTGTTCGCGTATCCGGCGAACGAAAAGAGCACGCGCGGAAAGCTCAGACTCCTGTACGAGGCGAATCCCCTCTCCTTCATCGTCGAGCAGGCCGGAGGAGCTGCGATCGACGGGACGCGCCGGATTCTCGACATCGACCCGACCGATCTTCACCAGAGAACTCCGCTGTACATCGGCAGCAAGTCAGACGTCGAGATTGCGCAGACGATGCTCGGCGGAGCGGTGGCGGAAAAGCGGCCTCTAGCGGCCCGATGA
- a CDS encoding DUF4157 domain-containing protein — MGYLTRIGSTLIGEAMQMPDELLRKYPELAQMRLRRGGLAPRLAGWVIGQTAVAAVTLGHTIFFGPRTAIDAPLLLHELRHVEQFRERRSFPLRYIWESIRRGYHLNRYEVDARTYAARRLAQTVRTPPDEEA; from the coding sequence ATGGGATATCTCACCCGCATCGGCAGCACACTGATTGGTGAGGCGATGCAGATGCCGGACGAGCTGCTTCGGAAGTACCCCGAGCTCGCTCAGATGCGGCTTCGTCGCGGGGGACTTGCGCCGCGACTCGCCGGCTGGGTCATCGGGCAGACCGCCGTTGCGGCCGTTACGCTGGGCCATACGATCTTCTTCGGGCCGCGCACCGCAATAGACGCTCCGCTGCTGCTACACGAGCTAAGGCACGTAGAGCAGTTTCGGGAGCGCAGGAGTTTTCCGCTGCGTTACATTTGGGAGAGCATACGACGGGGATATCACCTCAACCGCTACGAGGTGGATGCGCGAACGTATGCCGCGCGCCGGCTTGCGCAGACAGTTCGCACACCTCCCGACGAGGAAGCCTAA